Proteins encoded in a region of the Phycisphaerae bacterium genome:
- a CDS encoding calcium/sodium antiporter, with protein MPCDALMVLGSLVLLYLGAAGLVRGSASLALRLGLTPLVVGLTVVAYGTSMPELVVSSKAALAHQGDIAVGNAVGSNILNIGVILGMTALICPLRVQFQLVRVDTPVMIGASVLFLAMFRDAHVSRPEAAVLFLGIVVYTIANIHLGRQHAAAEIRNAFDASIPGLSRHWALDLFFILIGLLVLVVGSRLLVTGSVNLARAWGVSEAAIGLTIVAAGTSMPELATSIVAAWKKQADIALGNIVGSNIYNLLCILGASGLLAPIDAAGISAFDLGVMLGTSAILLPILWTGFRLRRWEGALLLLMYCGYVAVLWPK; from the coding sequence ATGCCCTGCGACGCACTGATGGTTCTCGGTTCGCTGGTCTTGCTCTACCTTGGAGCCGCGGGGCTGGTGCGCGGCTCGGCTTCCCTTGCCCTGCGGCTTGGCCTGACACCGCTGGTCGTAGGGCTCACCGTGGTCGCCTACGGCACGAGCATGCCGGAGCTCGTGGTCAGCAGCAAGGCGGCGCTGGCCCATCAGGGAGACATTGCCGTTGGCAATGCCGTCGGCTCGAACATCCTCAACATAGGCGTCATCCTGGGGATGACCGCCCTCATCTGCCCGCTACGGGTCCAGTTCCAACTCGTCAGAGTGGATACGCCCGTCATGATTGGAGCATCTGTGCTGTTCCTGGCCATGTTCCGCGACGCTCACGTCAGCCGTCCGGAGGCCGCGGTGTTGTTCCTGGGCATTGTGGTCTACACCATCGCGAACATCCACCTCGGCCGCCAGCACGCCGCCGCCGAGATCCGGAATGCGTTCGACGCATCCATCCCGGGCCTGAGCCGACACTGGGCGTTAGATCTGTTCTTCATCCTGATCGGACTCCTCGTCCTGGTCGTCGGCTCGCGTCTGCTCGTCACCGGTTCGGTCAACCTCGCCCGGGCCTGGGGCGTCAGCGAAGCTGCCATCGGCCTGACGATCGTGGCCGCGGGCACCAGCATGCCGGAGCTCGCCACCTCAATCGTCGCCGCCTGGAAGAAACAGGCGGACATCGCCCTGGGCAACATTGTCGGATCGAACATCTACAACCTGCTCTGCATTCTTGGCGCCTCCGGCCTCCTGGCTCCGATCGACGCTGCCGGCATCAGCGCCTTCGACCTGGGTGTGATGCTGGGGACCTCGGCGATCCTGCTTCCGATCCTCTGGACCGGCTTCCGCCTGAGACGCTGGGAGGGTGCCTTGCTGCTGCTAATGTACTGCGGCTACGTCGCCGTTCTTTGGCCGAAGTAG
- the hisH gene encoding imidazole glycerol phosphate synthase subunit HisH: protein MISIIDYGMGNLRSVQKAFEHVGAHAEIVTAAEQIRKADKVVLPGVGAFRDAIAHLHNQGLTEAVVEAARSGRPFLGICLGLQMLFDVSHEDGEYRGLGIIPGRVLRFDFSDLPGGRELKIPHMGWNRLSWERPCPLMTGLDSGTWFYFVHSYYVLPDEGAVSFGTCEYGRPFTAMIWRDNLFATQFHPEKSQEKGLLMLKNFAAL, encoded by the coding sequence ATGATCTCGATCATCGACTACGGCATGGGCAATCTGCGAAGCGTCCAGAAGGCCTTCGAACACGTGGGGGCTCACGCCGAAATCGTCACCGCGGCGGAGCAGATCCGCAAGGCCGACAAGGTCGTCCTCCCGGGCGTCGGCGCGTTCCGCGACGCCATCGCCCATCTCCACAACCAAGGGTTGACCGAGGCCGTCGTCGAGGCCGCCAGATCCGGCCGGCCATTCCTGGGCATCTGCCTCGGCCTGCAAATGCTCTTCGACGTCAGCCACGAGGACGGCGAGTACCGGGGCCTGGGGATTATCCCGGGCCGGGTGTTGCGCTTTGACTTCTCCGATCTGCCCGGCGGCCGCGAGCTCAAGATCCCTCACATGGGCTGGAACCGCCTCAGCTGGGAGCGACCCTGCCCGCTGATGACCGGCCTCGACAGCGGCACCTGGTTCTACTTTGTCCACTCCTACTACGTCCTTCCCGACGAGGGCGCGGTGTCGTTCGGCACCTGCGAGTATGGTCGGCCGTTCACCGCGATGATCTGGCGGGACAACCTCTTCGCCACCCAGTTCCACCCGGAGAAGAGCCAGGAGAAGGGCCTGCTCATGCTCAAGAACTTCGCGGCGCTGTGA
- a CDS encoding aminotransferase class I/II-fold pyridoxal phosphate-dependent enzyme, with the protein MSESKISTSERIKRLPPYLFARINALKHRKRQDGIDIIDLGMGNPTDPTPQPIVDKLCEAVRDPRNHRYSVSRGVLNLRRDVARHYREHYGVELDPEQEVIACIGSKEGISHLLLAMLGPGDTAVVGDPAFPIHVYGVALAGANVISVQLGNDDAFLERIRYVVAHLFPKPKVIILNYPHNPTAMTVNLDFFEKVVGLANEHGVAVIHDFAYGQTCFDGYKAPSFLAARGAKEIGVEFTTMSKPYNMAGWRIGFCAGNATMVNALGTIKGYYDYGIFQPVQIASIIAMRHCQEDVARQQAIYQERRDVVVSGCRKLGWEAEVPRASMFVWARVKDEHLASQSSIDFVMRMLEEAEVALAPGRAFGENGEGYVRIALVENEQRLRQAMRQLDRALNKKAMVGAGD; encoded by the coding sequence ATGTCCGAATCGAAGATCAGCACTTCCGAACGCATCAAGCGGTTGCCGCCCTACCTGTTCGCGCGGATCAATGCCCTCAAGCACCGCAAGCGGCAGGACGGCATCGACATTATCGACCTGGGCATGGGCAATCCGACCGACCCGACACCCCAGCCCATCGTGGACAAGCTTTGCGAGGCCGTGCGCGACCCGCGGAACCATCGCTACAGCGTGTCCCGCGGGGTCCTCAATCTGCGCCGCGACGTCGCCCGCCACTATCGCGAGCACTACGGCGTCGAGCTCGATCCCGAGCAGGAGGTCATTGCCTGCATCGGCAGCAAGGAAGGCATCAGCCACCTGCTGCTGGCCATGCTCGGACCGGGTGACACCGCGGTTGTCGGCGATCCGGCCTTTCCCATCCATGTCTACGGCGTGGCTTTGGCCGGGGCCAACGTCATTTCCGTCCAGCTGGGCAACGATGACGCCTTTCTGGAGCGGATTCGGTACGTGGTCGCCCATTTGTTCCCCAAGCCCAAGGTCATCATCCTGAACTACCCGCACAACCCGACGGCCATGACCGTGAACCTCGACTTCTTCGAGAAGGTCGTCGGCCTGGCCAACGAGCATGGCGTAGCCGTCATCCACGACTTCGCCTACGGGCAGACCTGCTTCGACGGCTACAAGGCCCCGAGTTTTCTCGCCGCCCGGGGAGCCAAGGAGATCGGCGTCGAGTTCACCACGATGAGCAAGCCGTACAACATGGCCGGGTGGCGCATCGGCTTCTGCGCCGGCAATGCCACCATGGTCAACGCGCTGGGCACGATCAAGGGCTACTACGACTACGGCATCTTCCAGCCGGTGCAGATCGCCTCGATCATCGCCATGCGGCACTGCCAGGAAGACGTGGCCAGGCAGCAGGCGATCTACCAGGAGCGCCGGGACGTGGTTGTGTCCGGCTGCCGCAAGCTCGGTTGGGAGGCCGAGGTCCCTCGAGCCAGCATGTTTGTCTGGGCCCGGGTCAAGGACGAGCATCTCGCCAGCCAATCGAGCATCGATTTCGTGATGCGGATGCTGGAGGAGGCCGAGGTGGCCCTGGCACCCGGGCGAGCGTTCGGCGAGAACGGTGAAGGCTACGTCCGCATCGCCCTGGTCGAGAACGAGCAGCGTCTTCGCCAGGCCATGCGCCAGCTGGATCGAGCCCTCAACAAGAAGGCCATGGTCGGAGCAGGGGATTGA
- the fliS gene encoding flagellar export chaperone FliS, whose translation MENVSNEYLQNAVMTASPEQLHLMLYDGAIRFTRQAIEATRAKDWEKAFTAFTRTQRIILEMNAALNYNIDADLCKRTAGLYNFIYRKLVESSVQRDAAIAEEVLHLLEYQRETWVMLIDRLRQERSGETPAATPGQAVHTPPPRAPEGFSSEDGALYGSLSVQG comes from the coding sequence ATGGAAAACGTGTCCAACGAGTACCTTCAGAACGCCGTGATGACCGCCTCGCCGGAGCAGCTTCACCTCATGCTCTACGACGGGGCGATTCGCTTCACGCGTCAGGCGATTGAGGCCACCCGAGCCAAGGATTGGGAGAAGGCCTTCACCGCATTCACCCGGACGCAAAGGATCATCCTGGAGATGAATGCGGCCCTGAACTACAACATTGACGCGGATCTGTGCAAGCGGACCGCCGGCCTGTACAATTTCATCTACCGGAAGCTGGTCGAATCCAGCGTCCAGCGCGATGCTGCCATCGCCGAGGAGGTTCTCCATCTGCTGGAATACCAGCGGGAGACCTGGGTCATGCTCATCGACAGGCTCCGGCAGGAACGGTCAGGCGAGACCCCGGCGGCTACTCCCGGGCAAGCGGTCCACACGCCGCCGCCACGGGCACCCGAGGGTTTCTCTTCCGAGGACGGCGCGCTCTATGGTTCGCTCAGCGTCCAGGGTTAG
- the gyrA gene encoding DNA gyrase subunit A, whose amino-acid sequence MAHDSEQAVPPSDFHITDLPIVEELQDSYLTYAMSVIISRALPDARDGLKPSQRRILVAMNDLNLGPRSKHLKCAKIAGDTSGNYHPHGESVIYPTLVRLGQEWNMRYTLVDGQGNFGSMDGDPPAAMRYTEARMTAAAAEMLTDIKMETVDFEPNYDERLEEPVVLPAKFPNLLVNGTTGIAVGMATNMPPHNIREMAEAIVKVIDNPKVAIDELLEVLPGPDFPTGGYICGRRGIADAYRTGRGSIVLRGKTHTEELRNKTLIVIDEIPYQVLRSTIRDKIVACIKSGQLSDVSDVRDESDRKHATRLVVELKRDGNADVVLNQLYQFTPLQTNYTIMNIAIVGRQPRTLNIRQLIDIYIDHRKEVIRRRTQFLLRKARQRAHIVEGLLLAVGDIDEIIELIKTSPDPPAAKERLMARGLRLPEQAAFMKMLPERFVRLATTSDQRLTGAQADAILSMQLQRLTGLEMEKLAEEYVRLSEEIEGYEAILRDETLVLDIIREDIYEMRDKFGDKRRCEITGEVTEFQMEELIPDEPVIVTISRDGYIKRVEVDAYRKQGRGGKGVKGSDTKEGDFLEHLFSASTHDYLLVFTNRGRVYWLKVYDIPPGQRASRGRAIANLLRMQANETHKAVLAIRTFEERFVFFATAKGVVKKTPLSAFSHPRADGIIAMGLDPDDELIGVAETSGADEIVLGSRGGQAVRFTEQDVRAMGRTAHGVRGMKLRRDDRVVDLVVTNEAASLLSICQFGFGKRTPVTEYRKTKRGGQGVINIKTTERNGNVVAMMSVVDTDELMVVTAQGIALRTDLSELRDIGRATQGVRLIRISEGDEVVAVAKIVPDDAENAKEASGSGAPRPGVAAEEEDGEVDLDAEDEARSEEGATETETVDDDVDAGEEAPGDEAGEQEPPPA is encoded by the coding sequence ATGGCCCACGATTCCGAGCAAGCTGTTCCGCCCAGTGATTTCCACATCACGGATCTGCCGATCGTGGAGGAACTCCAGGACTCGTACCTCACCTACGCGATGAGTGTGATCATCTCGCGTGCCCTGCCCGACGCTCGCGATGGACTCAAGCCCTCCCAGCGGCGAATCCTGGTGGCCATGAACGACCTGAATCTGGGGCCGCGATCCAAGCATCTCAAGTGTGCCAAGATCGCCGGCGACACCAGTGGCAACTATCACCCCCACGGCGAAAGCGTGATCTACCCCACCCTGGTCCGCCTGGGCCAGGAATGGAACATGCGTTACACCCTGGTCGACGGGCAGGGCAACTTCGGCTCGATGGACGGTGACCCGCCGGCAGCCATGCGCTACACCGAGGCCCGCATGACCGCGGCCGCCGCCGAGATGCTCACCGATATCAAGATGGAGACGGTCGACTTCGAGCCGAACTACGACGAACGGCTCGAGGAGCCCGTGGTCCTGCCCGCCAAGTTCCCCAACCTGCTGGTCAACGGCACTACCGGCATCGCAGTCGGCATGGCCACCAATATGCCTCCGCACAACATCCGCGAAATGGCCGAGGCGATCGTCAAGGTGATCGACAACCCCAAGGTGGCCATCGATGAACTCCTGGAGGTTCTGCCCGGACCGGATTTCCCGACCGGGGGGTATATCTGCGGCCGTCGCGGGATTGCCGACGCCTACAGGACCGGCCGCGGCTCGATTGTCCTCCGCGGGAAGACCCACACCGAGGAACTCCGCAACAAGACCCTGATTGTCATCGACGAGATTCCCTATCAGGTGCTGCGTTCGACGATCCGCGACAAGATTGTGGCCTGTATCAAGAGCGGGCAGCTCTCCGACGTGTCCGACGTCCGCGACGAGTCCGACCGGAAGCATGCGACCCGGCTGGTGGTCGAGCTGAAGCGGGACGGCAACGCCGACGTGGTCCTCAACCAGCTCTACCAGTTCACGCCGCTGCAGACCAACTACACGATCATGAACATCGCGATCGTGGGCCGCCAGCCGCGGACTTTGAACATTCGCCAGCTGATCGACATCTACATCGACCACCGCAAAGAGGTGATCCGCCGCCGGACACAATTCCTGCTGCGTAAGGCCCGCCAGCGAGCTCATATCGTCGAGGGCCTGCTGCTGGCCGTGGGCGACATCGACGAGATCATCGAGCTGATCAAGACTTCGCCGGACCCGCCTGCCGCCAAGGAGCGGCTCATGGCCCGTGGGTTGCGCCTGCCGGAGCAGGCGGCGTTCATGAAAATGCTGCCCGAGCGCTTCGTCCGGCTGGCGACAACATCCGACCAGCGACTGACCGGCGCCCAGGCGGACGCGATTCTCTCCATGCAGCTCCAACGCCTCACCGGTTTGGAGATGGAGAAGCTGGCCGAGGAGTATGTGCGGCTCTCGGAGGAGATCGAGGGCTACGAGGCCATCCTCCGCGACGAAACGCTGGTGCTGGACATCATCCGCGAGGATATCTATGAGATGCGCGACAAGTTCGGCGACAAGCGCCGCTGTGAAATCACCGGCGAGGTCACCGAGTTTCAGATGGAGGAGCTGATCCCCGACGAGCCGGTCATTGTCACCATCTCGCGCGACGGATACATCAAGCGGGTCGAGGTCGACGCCTACCGCAAGCAGGGACGCGGCGGCAAGGGTGTCAAAGGCAGCGACACCAAGGAAGGCGATTTCCTCGAGCATCTGTTCTCTGCCAGTACCCACGACTACCTGCTGGTCTTCACCAACCGCGGGCGGGTCTACTGGCTGAAAGTCTACGACATCCCCCCGGGCCAGCGAGCCAGTCGCGGGCGGGCCATCGCCAACCTGCTCCGCATGCAGGCCAACGAGACCCACAAGGCCGTTTTGGCCATCCGCACCTTCGAGGAACGGTTCGTCTTCTTCGCCACCGCCAAAGGCGTGGTCAAGAAGACGCCGCTCAGCGCGTTCAGCCATCCGCGGGCCGATGGCATCATCGCCATGGGCCTGGATCCCGACGACGAGCTCATCGGTGTGGCCGAAACCAGCGGCGCGGACGAAATCGTGCTCGGCTCCAGGGGCGGGCAGGCGGTGCGATTCACCGAGCAGGATGTGCGGGCCATGGGTCGTACGGCCCACGGTGTGCGCGGCATGAAGCTCCGCCGTGATGACCGAGTCGTCGATCTGGTGGTCACCAACGAGGCCGCCTCGTTGCTCAGCATCTGCCAGTTCGGGTTCGGCAAACGAACTCCGGTCACCGAGTATCGCAAGACCAAACGCGGCGGTCAGGGCGTCATCAATATCAAGACCACTGAACGCAACGGCAACGTTGTCGCCATGATGAGCGTGGTCGACACCGACGAGCTCATGGTCGTGACCGCCCAGGGAATCGCCCTCCGAACCGATCTGTCCGAGCTGCGCGATATCGGGCGGGCCACGCAGGGGGTCCGGCTCATCCGGATCAGTGAAGGCGACGAGGTGGTCGCCGTGGCCAAGATCGTGCCGGACGACGCCGAGAATGCCAAGGAGGCCAGCGGTTCGGGCGCTCCGCGACCGGGAGTGGCGGCCGAGGAGGAAGACGGCGAGGTGGATCTGGACGCGGAGGACGAAGCTCGGTCGGAGGAGGGGGCGACCGAGACCGAGACCGTTGATGATGACGTGGACGCCGGCGAGGAGGCTCCCGGGGATGAAGCCGGAGAGCAGGAACCCCCGCCGGCTTGA
- the fliD gene encoding flagellar filament capping protein FliD — MGTISSSTGLVSGLDIQSLVESLMAIESRPLTLLKARIATAQTQQAAYQTLGSTLKAAKSPIQNLSRVSTFTVRKATSSNEDVLTASATNGTSLANYSFTVRALAATNQLVSTGFHDRDTTAVGAGTLILESSNARVSPNTTLAMLNGGDGVSRGKIRITDRSGHTTDVDLRTATTVEDVLDAINSQSDANVRVTVEGDHFVLTDLSGGTTSDLRVADLSNGHTAADLGIATSSSTGQIVGQDVVNLAESTRLARLNDGTGVRYSSNLVSDMRFTLADGSTFDVDLADSISEDTQLAHLNDGEGVRLGAIRITNRRGESAEVDLTDAQTVGDVKDAIAAADIDVAVTISGAKLVVSDSTSSTSSNLIIKDISGHAAADLGITRDASDSTFIGSTIYRMDTMGAVIRAIENADGNNGKLSVSISGNAMVLTDHTTGLETARVEALNGSLAARDLGLLGDFDGTGTRQSRDLIAGLNTVLLSSLHGGRGITPGVIAFTRRDGSTFSLDFSEAQTLADVMKVINDDGRLSARVDDGGTRLQLTDSTEGSASFSAAGEMAEDLGLTHNGSSTLLSEDLQLQYISENTVLAELNAGKGVAAGTIRITATDGRTATLAVNSATHKTVGDLLKGINALNLGIEARINANGDGIELVDTNGGTKVLTVAQEGTGTTAANLGILGTGDSSGVLTGSFSQTIKVGAADTLDNLVAKINAAGVGVTASVINDGTNEKPCRLVLTSNASGEAGRMLFGGTLTDLGLQTMTEGRNALVVVGSLDSSSSVVVSSATNTVANVVSGLTLNLTGTSETAVQVAVTSDADSIVDHVKSFVESFNSTLDLIDAHTKFVLNESDADESTRGVLFGESAVLQIQNTLYRELRTQLAEAGLSLRSLADVGLTVASDDLENPAPRLQFDEDKFREVLADKPEEVRRLFTLVKTDANNKLEYVGIAARLNQVLDDMTNSSDGLTTVQYNRIEDRLELYSDRAEDMQTLLDRKEARLYAQFEAMEKALSDLQAQQTALSSMVNLLSSSSSRSSSSS, encoded by the coding sequence ATGGGAACCATCTCATCAAGCACCGGACTGGTGTCCGGTCTTGACATTCAGAGTCTGGTCGAGAGCCTGATGGCGATCGAGTCTCGCCCCCTGACGCTGCTGAAAGCGAGGATTGCCACCGCCCAGACGCAGCAAGCCGCCTACCAAACGCTCGGCAGCACGCTCAAGGCGGCCAAGAGCCCGATTCAGAATCTGTCTCGCGTGTCCACGTTCACGGTGCGGAAAGCGACGAGCAGCAACGAGGATGTGCTGACCGCCAGCGCGACCAACGGCACCTCCCTGGCCAACTACTCCTTTACCGTGCGGGCCCTGGCGGCCACCAACCAGCTCGTATCCACCGGGTTTCACGATCGTGACACAACAGCGGTCGGGGCCGGAACCCTGATTCTCGAGAGCAGCAACGCACGCGTCTCTCCGAACACAACCCTGGCAATGCTCAACGGCGGCGACGGCGTGAGTCGTGGGAAGATCCGCATCACCGACCGCTCGGGCCACACCACGGACGTCGACCTGAGGACTGCCACGACGGTCGAGGACGTGCTCGATGCGATCAATTCCCAGAGCGACGCCAATGTGCGTGTCACGGTGGAAGGCGATCATTTCGTGCTCACCGATCTGAGCGGGGGAACGACTTCCGATCTGCGCGTCGCGGACCTGAGCAACGGTCACACGGCGGCGGATCTGGGCATCGCCACTTCGTCATCGACGGGTCAGATCGTCGGCCAAGACGTGGTCAACCTGGCGGAATCCACGCGCCTGGCGCGGCTCAACGACGGCACCGGCGTCCGCTACAGCTCAAACCTCGTGTCCGACATGCGTTTCACTTTGGCGGACGGGAGTACCTTCGACGTCGATCTGGCCGACTCGATCAGCGAAGACACACAGCTCGCTCACCTGAACGACGGCGAAGGCGTGCGTCTGGGCGCGATCAGGATCACGAATCGCAGGGGTGAATCGGCGGAGGTTGACCTAACCGACGCTCAGACCGTGGGTGACGTCAAGGACGCCATCGCCGCCGCCGACATCGACGTCGCGGTCACCATCTCCGGTGCCAAGCTGGTCGTCAGCGACTCGACTTCCAGCACGAGCTCAAACCTGATCATCAAGGACATCTCCGGCCACGCCGCTGCCGACCTGGGCATTACCAGGGATGCCTCGGACTCCACTTTCATCGGCTCCACCATCTACCGTATGGATACCATGGGGGCCGTGATCCGGGCCATTGAGAATGCCGATGGCAACAACGGCAAGCTGAGCGTTTCGATCAGCGGCAATGCCATGGTGCTCACCGACCACACCACCGGTCTGGAGACCGCAAGGGTCGAGGCCTTGAACGGCTCACTGGCCGCCCGCGATCTCGGCCTCCTCGGGGACTTCGATGGCACGGGTACACGCCAGTCGCGAGATTTGATCGCCGGACTTAACACCGTCCTGCTGTCCTCCCTTCACGGTGGCAGGGGCATCACGCCCGGCGTCATCGCCTTCACCCGGCGCGACGGTTCCACTTTCAGTCTGGACTTCTCGGAGGCCCAGACACTGGCCGACGTGATGAAGGTCATCAACGATGACGGGCGGCTATCGGCCCGTGTCGACGATGGAGGTACCCGTCTGCAACTCACCGATTCCACCGAGGGATCGGCTTCGTTCAGCGCCGCCGGCGAGATGGCCGAGGACCTGGGACTCACCCACAACGGTTCCAGCACTCTGCTGAGCGAGGACCTGCAGCTCCAGTACATCTCGGAAAACACCGTCCTTGCCGAACTGAACGCAGGCAAAGGGGTGGCGGCCGGAACGATCCGGATTACCGCGACTGACGGCCGGACCGCCACGTTGGCGGTCAACTCGGCGACCCACAAGACCGTGGGTGACCTGCTCAAGGGGATCAACGCCCTCAATCTCGGCATCGAAGCCAGGATCAACGCGAACGGCGACGGCATCGAACTCGTGGACACCAATGGGGGCACCAAGGTGCTGACCGTCGCCCAGGAGGGTACGGGCACCACCGCCGCCAACCTGGGCATCCTGGGCACCGGCGATTCGTCCGGCGTGCTGACCGGTTCATTCTCCCAGACCATCAAGGTGGGAGCGGCGGACACCCTCGACAATCTGGTCGCCAAGATCAACGCGGCCGGAGTCGGGGTGACGGCCAGCGTGATCAATGACGGCACGAACGAGAAGCCCTGCCGGCTGGTGCTCACCTCGAACGCCAGCGGTGAAGCCGGACGCATGCTGTTTGGAGGAACCCTGACCGACTTGGGCCTGCAGACCATGACCGAGGGGCGGAATGCCTTGGTCGTCGTCGGCAGCCTCGACTCTTCCAGTTCCGTGGTCGTCTCCAGCGCCACCAACACCGTGGCCAACGTGGTGTCCGGCCTAACCTTGAACCTCACCGGCACCAGCGAGACGGCGGTTCAGGTCGCGGTCACATCTGACGCCGACTCCATTGTTGACCATGTCAAGAGCTTCGTGGAGTCGTTCAACAGCACTCTAGACCTGATCGACGCGCACACCAAGTTCGTCCTGAACGAGAGCGACGCCGACGAGAGCACGAGAGGGGTGTTGTTCGGCGAATCCGCAGTTCTTCAGATCCAGAACACCCTCTATCGCGAGCTGCGCACCCAACTCGCCGAGGCCGGCCTGAGCCTGAGGTCGCTGGCCGATGTCGGCCTAACCGTGGCCAGCGACGACCTCGAGAATCCGGCGCCACGACTTCAATTCGACGAGGACAAGTTCCGCGAAGTGCTCGCGGATAAGCCGGAAGAGGTAAGGAGGCTGTTCACCCTGGTCAAGACCGACGCCAACAACAAGCTGGAGTACGTCGGCATCGCGGCCAGACTGAATCAGGTGCTTGACGACATGACCAACAGCTCGGACGGCCTGACCACGGTGCAGTACAATCGCATCGAGGATCGTCTGGAGCTCTACAGCGACCGGGCGGAGGACATGCAGACGCTGCTGGACAGGAAGGAAGCCCGTCTCTACGCCCAGTTCGAGGCGATGGAGAAGGCCCTCTCCGACCTCCAAGCCCAGCAGACGGCCTTGTCTTCCATGGTCAATCTCCTGTCGTCGTCGAGCAGCCGTTCATCCTCCAGTTCCTGA
- a CDS encoding PEP-CTERM sorting domain-containing protein produces the protein MRTIVFAAAVVAIAGASAIGLPGTAWQPIESSFNGYAGETYPMEPGIPWDGMWGTNHQYVGSDGANTRAWLATGPGPHTPESAAQNAGANGTYMWLKQGSTLYAKWDFGWDITRAWSAIRLTSVDTGTSWILPIDRLDGDFTALPGAGYSFTTAYEGSGINGTRRVWWNFNAADVPTNTALYTIEAYGVVPEPSSLLLLALGVLFLRRKAN, from the coding sequence ATGAGGACCATCGTCTTTGCAGCGGCAGTCGTGGCTATCGCGGGAGCGTCGGCCATCGGCTTGCCCGGAACGGCCTGGCAGCCGATCGAGAGTTCGTTCAACGGCTATGCTGGTGAAACCTACCCGATGGAACCAGGGATTCCGTGGGACGGCATGTGGGGCACCAACCACCAGTATGTGGGCAGCGACGGCGCGAACACACGGGCTTGGCTGGCGACCGGCCCCGGCCCGCACACCCCTGAGAGCGCGGCCCAGAATGCCGGCGCCAACGGCACCTACATGTGGTTGAAGCAGGGAAGCACGCTGTACGCCAAATGGGATTTTGGCTGGGATATCACCCGGGCGTGGAGCGCCATTCGCCTGACCAGCGTGGACACCGGCACCTCCTGGATCCTGCCCATCGATCGTCTGGACGGCGACTTCACAGCCCTCCCGGGCGCCGGCTACAGCTTCACCACCGCCTATGAAGGCAGTGGGATCAATGGCACACGTCGGGTCTGGTGGAATTTCAACGCAGCAGACGTGCCCACGAACACCGCCTTGTACACCATCGAGGCCTATGGGGTAGTTCCCGAGCCCAGCAGCCTGCTGCTGCTCGCCCTGGGCGTTCTGTTCCTGCGACGCAAGGCCAACTGA